The nucleotide window tcctttgcggaggcgatggatgtggcggaggagtgttgatggaagacgggggaacgaacggcgacatagtagcggatgtcgatggcgatctggaagaccgaccctgagtagatgaacgctggcggcttcttgtggaccgagaactggatcctccggaagagctacctcgatgggctgaactccttggagaaggagtgtggaatgtgtcatctacgtcgccaatgacgggtggagtcggtatgaggtatTCATAACCCgcttgactcaatgcatcggtgaACGACGCATTAATGGAGCCtaaggtctgagaacatagccgatagcccacgtcaactggcgatgtagcggccccttgaatcgtgtcattacattgtatcaacaccgatcggatgcgctcagcctgtttgttatcattatattgttaaaacagttacttaaaactattactatttgttatgagtgttgaaagaaaacgtaccagtaacgtagatgtcagatggtaatgtgatcctggctgcgcaaatgcggtgttcgttaggcgtaatatggagatgcgcctgtaccaactcatgtacatagcagagcaatgacctgtgaagttatctcctccaaccaatgtagatgctcggtcgttccacgcatctacatgcgatctatgtcgtacgaggtagttcttgtccccagtcctccaATCGATCACATGTAGTTGacgttgggtgtcacaggcttgcggaattacctgctccaaaccgaattgacgcatgacacgatccgggagatgtagctagacgatgtcaaagcaaataagaggacaacgcgatctccaaatctcgtggcccgatgtacatatgtgcggtagagcttccatcttagccgctgtgtaaggctgccatgtcatctgtaatagaaatgaatatgcttagtaatgtatacaatttattcataactaatacaaatagtaaatgttactaacctgctcgtcccgttgtcgatctagtgcgtccctgtagtagacgagagtatgtggggagtgggatctcgaaagatatacgcgaagccagctgcaaacaaataaacattgattaacattttcatctatcataaaatagtgaaattatgaatttgaatagtgaattgagtgttgctaccttactgccaaaggatccatcccacgccgatgctgtgaccctaatatcggttcaaaatcatccgcgtcatcttcctgatcatgttgcccatccGGTCGAACCGTCCGAATaatgggcctccctatatgaatgtgctcccatgaccatatctgtaacaacatcaagcatccacccatgtccttggcacccttacgagatgctcgacataagttacgatacagatacgctagggtagcacttccccaactgtactcatctacgcgctccaagtctcccagtagaggg belongs to Amaranthus tricolor cultivar Red isolate AtriRed21 chromosome 17, ASM2621246v1, whole genome shotgun sequence and includes:
- the LOC130803695 gene encoding serine/threonine-protein phosphatase 7 long form homolog, giving the protein MRENKLKWFGHAQMKTLDALVRRIVSIIVEGKRSREKPRRTSLSFKHFLEPKDSPHPPSGLSWDCRLKDKQSLAMGREIGQHYALEDDADDVTVDRHARAYILYLFGCILFPDKSGDSVQLIYLPLLGDLERVDEYSWGSATLAYLYRNLCRASRKGAKDMGGCLMLLQIWSWEHIHIGRPIIRTVRPDGQHDQEDDADDFEPILGSQHRRGMDPLAVSWLRVYLSRSHSPHTLVYYRDALDRQRDEQMTWQPYTAAKMEALPHICTSGHEIWRSRCPLICFDIV